A stretch of Mus musculus strain C57BL/6J chromosome 5 genomic patch of type FIX, GRCm38.p6 PATCHES MG4212_PATCH DNA encodes these proteins:
- the Gm21190 gene encoding predicted gene, 21190, with the protein MALFARLCRLFQRANVDGRETREGRKDADLPSESNEGRRRGTWRMWMALRQTSSPVPVISKKQFEKEEKKLIKEIQLTTEETNELRDRLIYVTEGSMNKRPYHRQNPLYEKLKLKEKEIMTFLHNLEMENMEARETKQELKKETHFYRNLHSRLLMEENLIKKKSMTLQQESKEVQADWAIIHQRLVELNLSGKDKQENSNLETPEYQVSETARDLGLATAEEDSILQNELPGQEAPAEHHPQHPQSSSDESSSDESSYSTCPEWE; encoded by the exons ATGGCCTTGTTTGCCCGACTCTGCAGACTTTTTCAGAGAGCCAATGTGGAtgggagagagaccagagaggggaggaaggatgctGACCTTCCATCTGAGAGTAATGAAGGACGAAGGAGGGGGACTTGGCGAATGTGGA TGGCTCTCAGACAGACATCATCCCCTGTACCTGTCATAAGCAAGAAGCAgtttgagaaggaagagaaaaagctgATCAAAGAGATCCAGCTCACTACCGAGGAGACAAATGAGCTGAGAGATCGCCTGATCTACGTGACTGAGGGATCTATGAACAAGAG GCCCtaccacaggcaaaatcccctttATGAAAAATTGAAGTTAAAGGAGAAGGAGATCATGACATTTCTACACAACTTAGAGATGGAGAACATGGAGGCCCGAGAGACCAAGCAGGAGCTCAAGAAGGAGACACATTTCTATCG TAACCTGCACAGCCGGCTCCTGATGGAGGAGAATCTTATAAAGAAGAAGTCGATGACATTGCAGCAGGAGAGCAAGGAAGTACAGGCTGATTGGGCCATCATTCACCAACGTTTggtggaattgaacctgagtggTAAAGACAAACAGGAGAACAGCAATCTTGAGACTCCAGAATATCAG gTCTCAGAAACTGCAAGAGATCTGGGATTGGCCACAGCTGAAGAAGACAGCATCCTGCAGAATGAGTTGCCAGGCCAGGAGGCCCCTGCTGAGcaccatccccagcacccacaatctTCCTCGGATGAATCTTCCTCAGATGAATCTTCTTATAGCACATGTCCTGAGTGGGAATAG